The Acidobacteriota bacterium sequence TGTCAGGCGATGTTGCTTACTGGGAAGAGGATTTCCCGATCGGCAGTTCTATCTTCAGGATGCCTTCCGGAAAGATCTTCTTTGCCCTATCGGCTCCGGTTTCTTTTTCGGAGATGGGGATAGGATACGTCTCCGGTCTCACCGACATGGAGAATCTCTGGAATAATGTTCTCGAAGAGAGCAAGAAGACTGGATATACCATCTTCGTTCTAGATTCATCCGGAAACTTGATCGCTCACTCAGATCCGAATAAAATCTCTGAAGGGGCAAACCTCAGGAACCTTGCGATCGTCAAGAGATTTCTAGAAACCAGGGGGAGGAGCAAGGAGACATCGGCGTTCATCGACAATGTGAACGGTGAGCTGGTGAGGTTTCTCGGAAGCTACGAGATGACCAGGAATGGCTGGGGAATCTTCATCAAGGTCGAGGAGAAGAAAGCCTATTCTCTCATCGGAGAGATCATCAAGAGCACGTTCATCTGGTCTCTCGGTGTGATCCTCCTTGCCATCATCGTCGGCGTCGTCTTTGCGGGCGGGATCAGCCGGCCGATAAATCTGCTGGCGTCGAGCAGCCAGAAGTTTGCAAACGGCGAATTCTCGGTGAGGGCACAGGTCCGAACCAGAAATGAGATAGGCCAGCTTGCCGCCACTTTCAATTACATGGCCGAAGAGCTGCAACGGTACATCGATAAGTTGAAGGAGGCACTTAACGAGAACAATCAGCTCTTTCTGGGGACAATCCGTGTGCTTGCCAATGCCATAGATGAAAAAGATCCTTACACCCGCGGTCATTCGGTGAGGGTGAACAAATATTCAGTCGTCATTGCAAAATACATGGGACTCTCCGCAGATGATATCAGGGATATCCATGTGGCTTCTCTCCTTCACGATGTCGGAAAGATCGGGATCGACGATGCCATTCTCAGGAAGCCGTCCATCCTGACAGGGGATGAGTATGACCTCATGAAGCAACACACGGTCAAGGGGGCCAATATCATGCTCCCGATCAAATACATGGAGAAGATCATTCCAGCTATGAAGTATCACCATGAGAAATACGGAGGTGGTGGGTATCCCGAGGATCTCAAGGGCGAGGAGATCCCCCTCACAGCGAGAATCATACATGTGGCCGATACATTTGATGCGATGACGACCGATCGACCTTACCAGAAGGCCGTTACTTTTGACGATGCCGTTGCAAGGTTGAACGAGATGAAGGAATGGGATTGCGACCCGAAAGTCGTGGAGGCCTTCAACAGAGCGTATCAGAACAATGAATTCAAACTGGAAGCCGAATCCAGCAAACCATCCTCTTATTAGTAATAAGGGCAGGATTACAACAACCATTCGAATGTGCGGATGAGTCAAGCATCCTGCCTGCCGTGAATCAGTTGGGCCATGTATCTTTCGCGGACACGACGAAAAAAGAAAAGTGCAAGTTCGGTCCTGTAATCTTTGAACGTCCATGGATTGCTGAGAAAGTTGCCTTTCGTATACACGAGCGTCACTTCGGCAAAGATCCCGCCGCCCAGATATATCCGGTGGGAGAAGTTCTTTGTAGAAGCGAGGACAAGCTTGGATCGGCCGATGTAGCCAGGGTCAAGATTGACCAACCGTAATCTCTTTCCCTTTTCTTCCTCTGAAAATTCATCCTCCAGCTCATTCGTCCTTTTCTTGATTTCGGGAAGCCTTTCCCTCTCCATCAGATCACCGAAGCTGACGAAGAACTTTTTTAGAGGAAGCTTCATCTTCGTGCTGTAATAGTCCGTGAATAGAAAGGGATAGACATCGCTCTTCAAATCGATCCGCCCGAGCAAGGATTCCAGTCGTTCTATGACCGGGTCAAGGGATACTGATTCCGAGAAAAGAATGGCGCAGATCGGTTTGACAGGGGGAGGATAATGAATCTCACCCATGCTTGTGTCCGGATGGCTCTTCATCGAGGGCTTCGACATCCCAGCCGTTCTTGAGATTTCGGATCAGCCAGTTTACGTTGTCATACTGTTTCATTCGTTCCCTTGATGGTGCCCTCATGATCCTGGTCTTTATTTCCCTGAGATCGTCTATGGCATCCTTCCCCAATAGCTTGACGATCGCCATGATGGCGGAGAATGGCTCTCCATCGTAACGCCGCAGGCAATCCTTAAGCGCCTTTACAGATGACTTACTCCCCAACTCCCCAAGAACCCAGGCGGCATTCTCCCTTGCCGGATAAACGTCTTTCTCGTCGTAGACATCGTTCGTCAACAGGTCTTCCAGGAAGGGAACGGCAGATTGGTCCTTGAGCTTGCCGAGGGCTTTCGGGATAGCGGATGCCGCATCGATATCCATCCTTCCAAAAGCCTCGATCAGCGCCGCTGTAGCGGAGCGGTCACCCAATCTTGCCAGCATCTCTATAGCAACTGTCTGATCCGCCAGGTTTCCGTTCTGGAGCGTTTCGATCCATTTCTTCACATCTTTCCCGTTGGCAATTTTGAGTGAAAGATCGTGAATCGTCCCGCTAAAATAATTCTTGAGTTCGGTATCCAGAATCTTGGAAGAAAGCTCCTTAAGAGCTTCAATCGTTTTTTCGTTACCAAGCTCGGAAAGTGCGAGAAGAGTCTCAAAGACAATGTTCCTGTATTCAGGGTTCGCTTCACCATCTGCCACGGCTCCTTTCAGGATGGAGAGGATTGCCGGATTTGACTTAATTGAATGCATCCTGGCGAGGGCTCTAATAGCTTCTCTTTGTATGATCCATCTCGTGTCATTTAAAACTTTGATGAGATGGGTTTCAGCATCTCGCTCCATGAGCTTTTCGTAAGCATTTACCGCAGCCATACCCACCCGTGTGTCCATATCTTTAATCTTTTTCCTGAGAGTTTCCGATCCTGCCTTATTTCCTGACTTTCCGATACATTCTATTGCGATTATACGCGCTGAAACATCCTGATCGCTAGCCCCTATGAGGAGTGTTTCAAAAGCTTCCCGTTCGCCATAAACACCAAGTGACATTAACGATTTCACCCTGACCATAACGACCGGGTCTTCCACTGCCAATTTGCATAATTTCTTTATGGCTTTCCTATCTCTAAGGTAATACATTGCTTCTGCAGAGCTCTCTCTCAGGAGGTCTGCGCTGTTGTCCAGGAAGGGAGTGATGAATTCAGAGGTGGACGGATCTCCTATCTGGGCAAGGGCTCCTATGGCGAGCGATTTCACCTTGTCGTCAGGATGCTCGAGAAGAGATTTGAGGAACGGAATGGCTCTTGCGCTAGCGACCTTTCCAAGGGCAGAAACAGCTCCGTAAATTTTTTTCTCATCCTTGTAACGCTGGACGACTTCTATGAGGGGATCTACAGCCTGATCTCCAAGGAATGTGGCACAGGCTCCGATGTAATTTATGGATCCTCCGGCGACCGTTCTGCTGGCAGCATGGGGACCCTGCATTACGAGAGGGATGCAGTTCGGGTCTCCAAGCAATCCTAGAGAAAAACATATTGAGGATTTCAGGTTAGTTCCAGCCTCTTCTTCTTCCTCTTCGAGTCGTGGAAGAAGCCTGTAGAGATGGGGTAGTACTCTTCTGTCTCCGATGATTCCCAGACAATACATCGCTGCAGCCATGGAAAACGGATCCGCCTTTTCCATCTCAGTGATGAGTGCTGGAACGGCGGGCTTTCCAAGCTTGATGAGAGCCTGAACGATATCCCAGTTCGTCATGTCTCTCTGACGGCTCGGGAGCTTCAGCATCTCGGTTAATCTTGCCACTTCTCTTGCCGCCTTCCGTTCCTGTTCCAGGATCTCCTGCGATTGGCTTTCGGGAGGCTGTTCAGATGGCGTCGCAGGCTGCTCCTTTATGGGAGACTCATTTTCCTGATCTGCAAGAGCGCAAGAAGGGTGAAGAGAGAAAAGCCAGAAACCAAGGAAAAGATCAAGACAAAGAATAACAGAAAGATAAAGATTCTTTTTCAATGTACGTCTCCAGGATCTATCACTTGGGTGCCAGGATTTCTCTCGATGCGACGAGTCTCTGGATCTGGTTCGTTCCCTCGTAGATTTGCATGAGCTTGGCATCCCGCATCAGTTTCTCGACAGGGTAGTCTTTGGTGTATCCGTAGCCACCGTGGATCTGAACGGAGTTCGTCGTTACCCGCATTGCGACGTCGGAAGCAAAGGTCTTGCAGAGCGCCGAGATCTCGGAGTTCTTCATCTTTCTGTCGGACATCCAGGCAGCTTTCCAGACAAGAAGCCTGGCCGCTTCGATATCCTGTTTCATGTCGGCCAGCATGAAGGAGATCGCCTGATTTCTCGCGATAGGCCCGCCGAATTGAACTCTTGTCTTTGCGTATTCCAGTGAATATTCGAAGGCAGCCTGTGCGATCCCGACAGAGGCTGCTCCTACGATGGGACGGGTCTTATCCAGAGTCTTCATGGCATAGACAAATCCCATCCCCTCTCTTCCGATCAAGTTATCTTTTGGAACGACAACGTCGTCGAAGAATATCTCAGCCGTATTGGAAGAGCGTTGGCCCATCTTGTCCTCGTGCTTTCCGATGGTGATCCCCTTAGAATCCCTGGGGACCCAGAAGGTGGATAGCCCTCTGGCTCCGCGTTCTTTATCCGTGACAGCAAAGACGGTGAAAAAGCTGGCATACCCGCCATTCGTTATGAAGCATTTGGAGCCGTTAATGATGTACTCATCACCTTTTCTGATAGCCTGAGTCGCCAGCGATCCGGCATCAGAACCCGCTCCTCGTTCCGTCAGGCAGAACGAAGCCATGTTGAAATCGTGGGCAAAAGGGATGAGGAATTTCTTCTTCTGCTCTTCCGTGGCGCCTGTGAGAAGAGGTTCAAGGGCAAGGCCGTTGCACATAAGAGAGGTTCCTATCCCGGCGCATCCCCATGAGATCTCTTCCGAGATCAAAACCGCTTCCAGCGCTCCTATACCAACTCCGCCATAGTTTTCTGGTATAGTGGCGTTCATGAGCCCTATCTCCCATCCCTTCCTCATGATATCCATGGGGAAATCTCCGGTTTTATCGTAATGGGAAGCCACTGGTCTGATCTCATTGGTGGCGAAATCCCTGGCTAGCTGCTGAAATTCCCTCTGTTCCTCTGTCAATTCAAAGTCGATCATGGTGACCTCTTTCTGCAATATTATCAATAAATTATAAATGAAACTCGAGAAAAAACAAGAAATTGCAATGAGATTACAAAATCTGTAGTCGGGTGTATAATAAAATTTAATTTATCTTATGAATGTAATAAACAAGAGGGAGGCCTAATATGTTTAAAAAGAGATTTATCATAACAGTTTTGAACCTTTCCATCCTTATCGCTATTTTCTCTTCCTGCCAGAAAGGAGAGAAAAAAGAAGGGATAGTCAGCAAGTCAGAGGAAGCTATCAATAAGCTTTACAGCGAGCATCCCTCTTACGCTCTCTATGCGGTAGAGGTCATCAAGGATGTTCCTTCTCCCTTTGCCGTCGATCTGATTCACCGTGCTCTCGAGGGGACAAACTGGGATTCTAAGATGGCTGCCATACGGGCAGTCAGAGAGAGGAAGGACAGAACTGCCATCCCCATCCTCAAGAAGATCTATTCTGAGGGAGTGGAAGTGGACAAGGTCGCGGCTGCTCTCTCCCTGGCAAGAATGGGTGACGAAGATGTCATTCCATTCTTGGAAGAGAAAGCAGTTGAAGCGGGAGGAGTGTTGAATCCCGAGGTGATCATTTTCTTGACCGGGAGAGGGAACGAATCGTTCCTTCCCGCGTTGAAGAAAAAGCTCGAGAGCAAGAGCATCGATGAGCGCAACGAGGTCTACATCCTTCTCGGGAGGATCAAGAAACCGTGGGCACTCGATATTCTGAAAGAGGCCTTCAAGAAGGAATGGGGTGTGAATTTGAGAGAGCCGATCGTTGCCATCGGAAAGGTCGGGGGCCCTTCCGAGGCGAAGCTTATCACGCCATATATAAACACCCAGGGTCTTTCCCTGGAGACGATGTCAGCCCTCGGAAGCCTCAAGGATGAAGGGACAAGAGAGGAATTGAAAAAGTTTCTGAAGCACGAGAAGAAGTACGCGAGACTATATTCGGCCGCCGCCCTCTGGCGGATGGGAGAAAAGAATGTCAACAGGGTCATCGAGGAGCTGATGCAGGATAGCGACCCCGCCTTCAAAGGAGAAATGGCGGAGCAACTGTCCAGAGTGGAAGACCCTAATGTGCTTCCATATCTTGGAGCTCTTGCCTCTGACCCTGATGAGAAGGTGAGAAAAGTCGCCTTGAGGAATCTCAAGGAGAGGATGGATCCCGCGCTCATAAAGATTCTTCTCGACGGCATCAATGATACGAATTACGAAGCAGCGGTTATTGCCATAGACGGCGTGGGCAAGGTGGGGGAGAGAGATTCCATCCCTCAATTAGAGCCTCTCCTTTCCAGCGAGAATCCATACATCGTCATCAGCGCCG is a genomic window containing:
- a CDS encoding HD domain-containing phosphohydrolase; the encoded protein is MIASDMEEKGKIEKWFGKVPKYRILYSFLAVLIFVSLTPLATVAWKLVDINKEALKTFQQQYQLLLASSIAHKIDSAIDGYRERLSIIDDNLRSLIKKKLLHDLSPAALQQEIFPFLGGDFVMIRLMLPDGQNVTASVKEPYEGQNLITQEIEKTIAKSMSGDVAYWEEDFPIGSSIFRMPSGKIFFALSAPVSFSEMGIGYVSGLTDMENLWNNVLEESKKTGYTIFVLDSSGNLIAHSDPNKISEGANLRNLAIVKRFLETRGRSKETSAFIDNVNGELVRFLGSYEMTRNGWGIFIKVEEKKAYSLIGEIIKSTFIWSLGVILLAIIVGVVFAGGISRPINLLASSSQKFANGEFSVRAQVRTRNEIGQLAATFNYMAEELQRYIDKLKEALNENNQLFLGTIRVLANAIDEKDPYTRGHSVRVNKYSVVIAKYMGLSADDIRDIHVASLLHDVGKIGIDDAILRKPSILTGDEYDLMKQHTVKGANIMLPIKYMEKIIPAMKYHHEKYGGGGYPEDLKGEEIPLTARIIHVADTFDAMTTDRPYQKAVTFDDAVARLNEMKEWDCDPKVVEAFNRAYQNNEFKLEAESSKPSSY
- a CDS encoding DUF4416 family protein, whose protein sequence is MKSHPDTSMGEIHYPPPVKPICAILFSESVSLDPVIERLESLLGRIDLKSDVYPFLFTDYYSTKMKLPLKKFFVSFGDLMERERLPEIKKRTNELEDEFSEEEKGKRLRLVNLDPGYIGRSKLVLASTKNFSHRIYLGGGIFAEVTLVYTKGNFLSNPWTFKDYRTELALFFFRRVRERYMAQLIHGRQDA
- a CDS encoding HEAT repeat domain-containing protein, which translates into the protein MKKNLYLSVILCLDLFLGFWLFSLHPSCALADQENESPIKEQPATPSEQPPESQSQEILEQERKAAREVARLTEMLKLPSRQRDMTNWDIVQALIKLGKPAVPALITEMEKADPFSMAAAMYCLGIIGDRRVLPHLYRLLPRLEEEEEEAGTNLKSSICFSLGLLGDPNCIPLVMQGPHAASRTVAGGSINYIGACATFLGDQAVDPLIEVVQRYKDEKKIYGAVSALGKVASARAIPFLKSLLEHPDDKVKSLAIGALAQIGDPSTSEFITPFLDNSADLLRESSAEAMYYLRDRKAIKKLCKLAVEDPVVMVRVKSLMSLGVYGEREAFETLLIGASDQDVSARIIAIECIGKSGNKAGSETLRKKIKDMDTRVGMAAVNAYEKLMERDAETHLIKVLNDTRWIIQREAIRALARMHSIKSNPAILSILKGAVADGEANPEYRNIVFETLLALSELGNEKTIEALKELSSKILDTELKNYFSGTIHDLSLKIANGKDVKKWIETLQNGNLADQTVAIEMLARLGDRSATAALIEAFGRMDIDAASAIPKALGKLKDQSAVPFLEDLLTNDVYDEKDVYPARENAAWVLGELGSKSSVKALKDCLRRYDGEPFSAIMAIVKLLGKDAIDDLREIKTRIMRAPSRERMKQYDNVNWLIRNLKNGWDVEALDEEPSGHKHG
- a CDS encoding acyl-CoA dehydrogenase family protein, with the translated sequence MIDFELTEEQREFQQLARDFATNEIRPVASHYDKTGDFPMDIMRKGWEIGLMNATIPENYGGVGIGALEAVLISEEISWGCAGIGTSLMCNGLALEPLLTGATEEQKKKFLIPFAHDFNMASFCLTERGAGSDAGSLATQAIRKGDEYIINGSKCFITNGGYASFFTVFAVTDKERGARGLSTFWVPRDSKGITIGKHEDKMGQRSSNTAEIFFDDVVVPKDNLIGREGMGFVYAMKTLDKTRPIVGAASVGIAQAAFEYSLEYAKTRVQFGGPIARNQAISFMLADMKQDIEAARLLVWKAAWMSDRKMKNSEISALCKTFASDVAMRVTTNSVQIHGGYGYTKDYPVEKLMRDAKLMQIYEGTNQIQRLVASREILAPK
- a CDS encoding HEAT repeat domain-containing protein, whose translation is MFKKRFIITVLNLSILIAIFSSCQKGEKKEGIVSKSEEAINKLYSEHPSYALYAVEVIKDVPSPFAVDLIHRALEGTNWDSKMAAIRAVRERKDRTAIPILKKIYSEGVEVDKVAAALSLARMGDEDVIPFLEEKAVEAGGVLNPEVIIFLTGRGNESFLPALKKKLESKSIDERNEVYILLGRIKKPWALDILKEAFKKEWGVNLREPIVAIGKVGGPSEAKLITPYINTQGLSLETMSALGSLKDEGTREELKKFLKHEKKYARLYSAAALWRMGEKNVNRVIEELMQDSDPAFKGEMAEQLSRVEDPNVLPYLGALASDPDEKVRKVALRNLKERMDPALIKILLDGINDTNYEAAVIAIDGVGKVGERDSIPQLEPLLSSENPYIVISAAAAIIEMAARHPLK